One Aegilops tauschii subsp. strangulata cultivar AL8/78 chromosome 7, Aet v6.0, whole genome shotgun sequence genomic window carries:
- the LOC123495155 gene encoding uncharacterized protein isoform X1, whose protein sequence is MVRLQEYNQPSLSKTDHRDLINAWRRASYRTKKSDGFINHLDDGPIVHRRTLCDITNVQQPSYVIPGTNVGADHMLGQLIKPTRDDKHRKVDLRPLCNSNDPASSVDTSISHNESTYPPKATGASDVIADKNIKGKMIVLFPYSFAVMLFLPFAFERNPRKTSVDNLNDSTENTQVTEEERKRDRKKALRRAAYRQRKDRKLQDEHAQALILSANPTSSNYTSFSVDATTFHATTTVTSGLINDMEVQDVVLNNTQETKQKTDEELKRDRRNALRRVAYRRKKDKLIHDENIRPLSLSGKT, encoded by the exons ATGGTCAGGTTACAAGAGTATAATCAGCCATCCCTTTCAAAGACTG ACCATAGGGATCTTATCAACGCGTGGAGGCGGGCATCTTATCGCACTAAGAAGTCAGATGGTTTTATAAACCATCTAGACGATGGGCCGATTGTTCACCGTCGTACTCTATGTGATATCACAAATGTTCAACAACCTTCATATGTGATCCCTG GAACTAATGTTGGGGCAGATCATATGTTGGGGCAGCTAATCAAACCCACGCGAGATGATAAGCACAGGAAAGTTGATCTTCGTCCCCTTTGTAATTCAA ATGACCCAGCTAGCTCGGTTGATACATCAATCTCGCATAATGAATCAACATATCCTCCTAAAGCTACGGGAGCGTCTGATGTAATTGCAGATAAAAATATAAAAGGTAAAATGATTGTGCTTTTTCCATACTCGTTTGCTGTCATGTTGTTTTTACCTTTCGCTTTTGAGAGAAACCCAAGGAAGACATCAGTAGATAACTTGAATGATAGCACAGAAAATACGCAAGTAACAGAAGAAGAACGCAAACGAGACCGTAAAAAAGCTTTGAGGAGAGCTGCATATCGGCAGAGAAAAGATCGGAAACTCCAAGATGAACATGCACAGGCCCTTATTTTATCTG CCAACCCAACTAGCTCCAACTATACATCATTCTCGGTTGATGCGACGACATTTCATGCTACAACTACTGTCACATCTGGTCTCATTAATGACATGGAGGTACAAG ATGTGGTCTTGAATAACACCCAAGAAACAAAGCAAAAAACCGACGAAGAACTCAAGAGAGATCGTAGAAACGCCCTGCGGAGAGTTGCTTATAGGAGGAAAAAGGATAAGCTTATCCATGATGAAAACATACGTCCACTTTCGTTATCAGGTAAAACATGA
- the LOC123495155 gene encoding uncharacterized protein isoform X2 — MVRLQEYNQPSLSKTDHRDLINAWRRASYRTKKSDGFINHLDDGPIVHRRTLCDITNVQQPSYVIPGTNVGADHMLGQLIKPTRDDKHRKVDLRPLCNSNDPASSVDTSISHNESTYPPKATGASDVIADKNIKENTQVTEEERKRDRKKALRRAAYRQRKDRKLQDEHAQALILSANPTSSNYTSFSVDATTFHATTTVTSGLINDMEVQDVVLNNTQETKQKTDEELKRDRRNALRRVAYRRKKDKLIHDENIRPLSLSGKT, encoded by the exons ATGGTCAGGTTACAAGAGTATAATCAGCCATCCCTTTCAAAGACTG ACCATAGGGATCTTATCAACGCGTGGAGGCGGGCATCTTATCGCACTAAGAAGTCAGATGGTTTTATAAACCATCTAGACGATGGGCCGATTGTTCACCGTCGTACTCTATGTGATATCACAAATGTTCAACAACCTTCATATGTGATCCCTG GAACTAATGTTGGGGCAGATCATATGTTGGGGCAGCTAATCAAACCCACGCGAGATGATAAGCACAGGAAAGTTGATCTTCGTCCCCTTTGTAATTCAA ATGACCCAGCTAGCTCGGTTGATACATCAATCTCGCATAATGAATCAACATATCCTCCTAAAGCTACGGGAGCGTCTGATGTAATTGCAGATAAAAATATAAAAG AAAATACGCAAGTAACAGAAGAAGAACGCAAACGAGACCGTAAAAAAGCTTTGAGGAGAGCTGCATATCGGCAGAGAAAAGATCGGAAACTCCAAGATGAACATGCACAGGCCCTTATTTTATCTG CCAACCCAACTAGCTCCAACTATACATCATTCTCGGTTGATGCGACGACATTTCATGCTACAACTACTGTCACATCTGGTCTCATTAATGACATGGAGGTACAAG ATGTGGTCTTGAATAACACCCAAGAAACAAAGCAAAAAACCGACGAAGAACTCAAGAGAGATCGTAGAAACGCCCTGCGGAGAGTTGCTTATAGGAGGAAAAAGGATAAGCTTATCCATGATGAAAACATACGTCCACTTTCGTTATCAGGTAAAACATGA
- the LOC109769900 gene encoding uncharacterized protein, translated as MDDDEEGSMSSAIPSEVDPLEFVYTNIPDTTHILKLNANCKHCKAKKFVSETDGFCCRNGQIELQQPEPIPELMRLWSSMDADSRHFRENIRFFNGHFAFTTLGVSLDENYTNMKSGVYTFRAHGSIYHNVHSFGPSSRPEHLQLYFYDDDPTITHRKVATKQLDQDVVKKLVDILKENPYSQQFRSLGAHKDNLDDYRIDLNTDKRLDQRRYNRPLSSDVAAIWVEGNDLAKRFDRRITLCGNNNERHSIRVTSGAYNPLSYPLFYPRGELGWHPKLLKRNVMEEVVLHSQLVHDDDEDAEGNSRLCVSVRDYYCYMLQTRPGIFNPILCGARLLQQWAVDMYVKIESCRLRWYRKNQTQIRADLYKGVVDAITSGETRASAVGVRIVLPGTYPGGDRDMKKRHMDAMAIVHTYGKPDIFLTMTCNPKWEEITNELLPGQTAQD; from the exons ATGGATGATGACGAGGAAGGGAGCATGTCGTCTGCTATACCTAGCGAGGTTGATCCATTAGAATTTGTTTACACAAACATCCCCGACACCACTCACATCCTGAAGCTCAACGCAAACTGCAAACACTGCAAGGCCAAAAAGTTTGTCTCTGAGACCGACGGGTTCTGCTGTCGCAATGGCCAGATCGAACTTCAACAACCGGAGCCAATCCCAGAGCTGATGAGGCTATGGTCAAGCATGGATGCAGATTCTAGACATTTTCGGGAGAACATACGGTTCTTCAACGGGCATTTCGCCTTCACAACCCTTGGCGTCAGCCTTGATGAGAACTACACAAACATGAAGTCTGGGGTGTACACATTCCGTGCGCACGGCTCCATCTACCACAATGTGCATTCGTTCGGGCCTAGCTCCCGTCCAGAACATCTGCAGTTGTACTTCTATGATGACGACCCAACCATAACTCATCGTAAGGTGGCCACCAAGCAATTAGACCAGGATGTCGTGAAGAAGTTAGTAGACATACTCAAAGAAAACCCGTACTCCCAGCAATTTAGGAGTTTGGGTGCACACAAGGACAACCTCGATGATTATAGGATAGACCTAAACACCGATAAGAGGCTTGACCAAAGAAGATATAATAGACCGTTGTCATCTGATGTCGCTGCAATTTGGGTTGAGGGCAACGACCTAGCAAAAAGGTTTGACCGGAGGATAACACTTTGTGGTAACAACAACGAAAGGCATAGTATACGTGTGACCTCCGGAGCATATAACCCGTTGTCTTATCCCCTATTCTATCCAAGGGGGGAGCTAGGTTGGCATCCAAAGCTACTTAAACGTAATGTAATGGAGGAGGTTGTACTACATTCTCAACTGGTccatgatgatgatgaggatgcaG AGGGCAACAGCAGGTTGTGCGTCTCTGTCAGAGACTACTACTGTTACATGCTGCAGACACGGCCTGGAATCTTCAATCCCATACTCTGTGGAGCACGCCTCTTGCAGCAATGGGCGGTCGACATGTACGTCAAGATTGAAAGTTGTCGGTTGAGGTGGTACAGGAAAAACCAGACGCAGATTCGTGCCGACTTGTATAAAGGAGTTGTTGATGCAATCACATCGGGGGAGACGCGAGCAAGCGCTGTTGGGGTAAGAATAGTGCTCCCTGGAACATACCCTGGTGGCGACCGTGACATGAAGAAGAGGCATATGGATGCCATGGCAATTGTCCATACATACGGGAAGCCTGACATCTTCTTGACCATGACTTGCAATCCTAAATGGGAAGAGATAACGAATGAGTTGCTGCCTGGTCAGACGGCGCAAGACTGA
- the LOC109740282 gene encoding uncharacterized protein has protein sequence MLDNRWVVPYNPYLLRMFNCHINVEVCSSIKAVKYLYKYIYKGHDKASFSIDHPDADGRIVSANPAEGDRYYLRVLLNHVTGKTSFDDLLTVDGVLCGSFTEAAERLGLIEADNMLDNCLTEAEQWAMPCSLRRLFATILVHCEPGDVRGLWDRHLDPMSDDYRRSRTSPIEVEQMVLLDIRGMLQSMGKDIVDFALPSIDDAFDPTEGEAREVIVESTVEFDVDDTKLASSLNFEQRAAYDEILAAVERGDGGVFFVDGPGGTGKTFLYRAMLAKVRSDGNIGIATATSGVAASIMPGGRTAHSRFKIPLSCDDGASCSFTKQSGTAKLLRMASLIIWDEASMMKRQAVEALDNSMRDIMGIRDRPFGGKTVVFGGDFRQVLPVVRRGSRGQIIDATLRSSHLWKGMRQLRLITNMRAHNDTWFANYLLRVGNGTEEVDDQGNILLPEDICLPSTGEVDDLEKLIQHVFPSLDDNMSDSNYMTSRAILSTTNDNVDKINIRMIERFQGDEVIYHSFDSAEDDPYGYYAQEFLNGLTPNGLPPHALKLKLNCPVIHLRNIDPANGLCNGTRLVVRGFERNTIDAEIVIGQHAGRRVFLPQIPLCPSENDMFPFKFKRKQFPIRLSFAMTINKAQGQTIPIVGVYLPNPVFSHGQLYVALSRATAKRNIKILIQKEKPKEKSNKQKDNPKKRKRPTVSLLTSMKNIVYKDVLTG, from the exons ATGTTGGACAACAGATGGGTTGTGCCTTATAACCCATACCTGCTGCGGATGTTCAATTGCCACATCAACGTTGAGGTCTGCTCCAGCATAAAGGCCGTCAAATATCTTTACAAGTACATTTACAAGGGCCATGATAAGGCTTCTTTCAGCATCGACCATCCCGACGCTGATG GTCGCATCGTGTCTGCCAATCCTGCCGAGGGTGACCGATACTACCTGCGTGTGTTGCTAAACCATGTTACGGGCAAAACATCCTTCGACGACTTGCTCACCGTGGACGGCGTTCTATGTGGGAGCTTTACAGAAGCTGCTGAAAGGTTGGGACTCATCGAGGCAGACAACATGCTCGACAACTGTCTTACTGAGGCTGAGCAGTGGGCGATGCCATGTTCTCTTAGGAGGCTCTTCGCAACCATCTTGGTGCACTGCGAGCCAGGCGACGTGCGTGGTTTATGGGATAGGCACCTCGATCCTATGTCAGATGACTATCGTCGATCACGCACGTCCCCTATCGAGGTCGAGCAGATGGTGTTGCTTGACATTAGGGGTATGTTGCAGTCCATGGGTAAAGACATTGTTGATTTCGCTCTTCCAAGCATAGATGATGCGTTTGACCCAACCGAGGGTGAGGCAAGAGAGGTCATCGTGGAATCAACTGTTGAGTTTGACGTGGATGATACTAAATTGGCATCTTCCCTGAACTTCGAGCAGAGGGCCGCATACGACGAGATACTAGCAGCTGTTGAACGCGGTGATGGGGGTGTATTCTTTGTTGATGGCCCTGGAGGTACAGGGAAGACCTTTCTATACAGGGCGATGCTTGCCAAGGTGAGGAGCGATGGCAATATTGgtatcgctaccgcgacgtcgggCGTCGCCGCTTCTATCATGCCTGGCGGCAGGACTGCCCACTCGAGGTTCAAGATCCCATTGAGTTGCGATGATGGAGCCTCGTGCAGCTTCACGAAGCAGAGTGGGACCGCCAAGCTGCTTAGGATGGCCTCATTGATAATATGGGACGAGGCCAGCATGATGAAACGACAAGCGGTCGAGGCATTGGACAATAGCATGCGCGACATCATGGGAATACGCGACCGACCCTTTGGAGGAAAGACTGTTGTTTTTGGCGGGGACTTTAGGCAGGTGCTTCCGGTCGTCAGAAGGGGGTCGCGGGGCCAGATAATTGATGCAACCCTACGAAGTTCTCATCTATGGAAGGGTATGCGGCAGCTTCGGCTCATCACCAACATGAGGGCTCATAATGACACGTGGTTTGCAAATTACTTGCTAAGGGTCGGCAATGGCACTGAGGAAGTCGACGATCAAGGCAACATACTACTCCCTGAAGACATTTGTCTGCCGTCTACAGGCGAggttgacgacctggagaagctTATTCAGCACGTGTTTCCGAGTCTAGATGACAACATGTCTGATTCAAATTACATGACATCTCGAGCAATCCTTTCCACGACAAACGACAATGTCGACAAGATAAACATCCGCATGATAGAGCGTTTTCAGGGAGATGAAGTAATATACCATAGCTTTGACAGTGCGGAGGACGACCCATATGGCTACTACGCTCAGGAGTTTCTGAATGGATTGACTCCTAACGGTCTTCCTCCACATGCACTCAAGCTAAAGCTGAACTGCCCTGTCATACATCTAAGGAACATTGATCCAGCAAATGGATTGTGTAACGGCACTAGGCTTGTTGTTAGAGGTTTTGAGAGGAACACCATTGATGCAGAAATCGTGATTGGACAACACGCTGGCAGGAGGGTCTTCCTTCCTCAAATACCTCTCTGCCCATCTGAAAACGACATGTTTCCGTTCAAGTTTAAGAGGAAGCAATTTCCTATAAGGCTTAGCTTTGCTATGACCATTAACAAGGCTCAAGGGCAGACAATCCCGATTGTTGGTGTCTACCTACCCAATCCCGTGTTCTCTCATGGTCAACTCTATGTTGCTTTGTCTCGAGCCACCGCAAAGAGAAACATAAAGATACTCATTCAGAAGGAGAAGCCGAAGGAGAAGTCCAACAAGCAAAAGGACAATCCAAAGAAGCGAAAAAGACCGACCGTGTCATTACTAACATCGATGAAGAACATCGTCTACAAGGATGTCCTTACAGGCTGA